The sequence below is a genomic window from Halolamina litorea.
GCCCGGCCGATCGGCTCCCAATCGTCGAAGTCGACAACGTACACCCGAGTCACGACCACGTCCTCCGGGGACGCATCGAGTGCGTCCAGCGCCTCGTCGACGACCTCGAAGATGTGGCTTGCTTGCCCGTACGGGTCGTTCGGGGCCACCGTTTCGCCGTCCTCCACAGCAACGGTACCCGAGACGCGAACGGTGTTGTCGACCCGAACAGCTCGTGCGTACCCGAACTCCGCTTCCCAATCAGTGCCGCTGGTATGCTCGATCCGTCGTGGCATACCGTCCCATCCGCCTACTCGCTCGTAAACCCCGTTGCTCAGATGAC
It includes:
- a CDS encoding Rid family hydrolase gives rise to the protein MPRRIEHTSGTDWEAEFGYARAVRVDNTVRVSGTVAVEDGETVAPNDPYGQASHIFEVVDEALDALDASPEDVVVTRVYVVDFDDWEPIGRAHREFFGDVKPATTLLEVASLPAPDLCLEIEVEAVAKDA